The genomic region ATATGTGGAAATGGTTCAACAACTACCAGGTGGAGGAGGTTTCCTTTGGATTTGCAGGCATTGCAAAGAGGAATATAAAAGCTCTTATAGTAGAGTGAAAGCACATTTGTGCTTTATCCCTAAAAAAGGCATCAACTTTTTTCCAAGCAAGTCAAAAGTTCCAGGGCAGCCTGCACCTAAAACCTTGCTTGCAAACTCTATTGTACTAAAATATATTGAAGAGCAAAGACAAACAGATGAAGCAGTTGGGAATGTAGTTACTCATACTTTGGAAAGGTCTAGAAGTAAAAAAGCAACAAAAGCCTCTATGTCTTCAACTTCCAATGAACAATTCGTAGAAGGCCATCCATTCTTGAATCTTCCTGAACAACCAGTGACAAATAAAAGAGCAAAGGGGCCCTTGGAAATGTCATTTCAGAATGTGGCTAGAGAGGTTGCCGATGAAGACATAGGTAGATGCATCTATGCAAATGGATTGGCATTTAATGTTGTTCGCTCACCGTATTGGAAAAAAATGGCGAGATCAATTAATGAGGCTCCAAGGGGGTTTAAGGGCCCAGGGTATGAGAAGGTGCGCACCACTTTATTGGACAAAGAGGTGAAAAATGTAGAGAATTCCTTGAAGCCTATTAGGGATTCATGGATTGAAATAGGTGTGTCCATAGTATTAGATGGATGGAAAGATGCAAGAAATCACCCTTTGGTCAATGTTCTTGGAGTGTCCACCAGAGGTGCAATGTTTTTGAGAGCAGTGGATTGTGAAGGGCAAGTGAAGGATGGTCCATTCATTGCAAACATTCTTTTCCAAGCCATTGAGCAAGTTGGCCCTCAAAATGTTGTTCAAgtgataacagacaatgcaaaaaattgtagggcTGCCGGGTTATTGGTTGAGGAGCGTTATaaacacattttttggacaccttgtgctatCCACTCACTCAACCTAACGCTGAAAAAAAATGGCAATAAAATTGAGTGGATCAAAAAAATGTATGGTGATGCctaagagatccaaatgttcatcatgaatcaccatatgtcacaagccatATTTAGACAATTCTTGAGATTGGAGATCTTGAAGGTaagttaaattatttaaaatttaaatatgtttTAGACTTTagtttagtatttactatttagtaaaatttcaaagtttttaattttaattttgatttataatttattattggtTTTGATTTTGAAAAAGGTTGCCGAGACTCGTTTTGCCTCCCACACTATTGTTCTGAGACGTCTTGTGAAGGTTAAAGAGGCATTGTCTAAAATGGTAACCAGTGCTAATTGGAGCATATGGAGGCAATCTATGGGTACAAGGGGAGCTGCCATTAAGGCAATGATACTAGATGACTCTTGGTGGGATCTTGCTGAGTACCTCCTGAGATTTACGGAGCCCATATTGAGCATGATCTGATATactgacatggataggccttgcttGGGTGAGGTATATGATGACATTGACTCCATGATCAAGGATATGAAAACAATCATAAATGA from Cryptomeria japonica chromosome 3, Sugi_1.0, whole genome shotgun sequence harbors:
- the LOC131075815 gene encoding uncharacterized protein LOC131075815, which codes for MASASSTRNSQFRTEPGSPLWKYVEMVQQLPGGGGFLWICRHCKEEYKSSYSRVKAHLCFIPKKGINFFPSKSKVPGQPAPKTLLANSIVLKYIEEQRQTDEAVGNVVTHTLERSRSKKATKASMSSTSNEQFVEGHPFLNLPEQPVTNKRAKGPLEMSFQNVAREVADEDIGRCIYANGLAFNVVRSPYWKKMARSINEAPRGFKGPGYEKVRTTLLDKEVKNVENSLKPIRDSWIEIGVSIVLDGWKDARNHPLVNVLGVSTRGAMFLRAVDCEGQVKDGPFIANILFQAIEQVGPQNVVQVAETRFASHTIVLRRLVKVKEALSKMVTSANWSIWRQSMGTRGAAIKAMILDDSWWDLAEYLLRFTEPILSMI